Proteins from a genomic interval of Streptomyces sp. NBC_01445:
- a CDS encoding aspartate-semialdehyde dehydrogenase, whose product MAQTDRPTLAVVGATGAVGAVMLQILSQHADIWGEIRLIASSRSAGRKLAVRGEEVEVMALCEEVFDGVDVAMFDVPDEISAQWAPVAASKGAVVVDNSAAFRMDPDVPLVVPEVNPHAARVRPRGIVANPNCTTLSMIVAVGALHAEFGLRELVVSSYQAVSGAGRAGIDTLRQQMSLVAGTELGTHPGDVRRAVGDNTGPFLEPVALNVVPWAGSLREDGWSSEEMKVRDESRKILGLPDLKVAVTCVRVPVVTTHSLTVHARFQSEVTVDKAREILATAPGVVLFDNPAAGEFPTPADVVGTDPTWVGRVRRSLDDPAGLEFFVCGDNLRKGAALNTAQIAELVAQEFPPAA is encoded by the coding sequence ATGGCTCAGACCGACAGGCCGACGCTCGCGGTCGTGGGAGCGACCGGGGCCGTCGGCGCGGTCATGCTCCAGATCCTTTCGCAGCACGCGGACATCTGGGGCGAGATCCGCCTGATCGCCTCCTCACGCTCGGCCGGCCGCAAGCTGGCCGTGCGCGGGGAGGAGGTCGAGGTCATGGCCCTGTGCGAAGAGGTCTTCGACGGGGTCGACGTCGCGATGTTCGACGTACCCGACGAGATCTCCGCGCAGTGGGCGCCCGTCGCCGCCTCCAAGGGGGCGGTCGTCGTGGACAACTCGGCCGCCTTCCGCATGGACCCGGACGTGCCGCTCGTCGTGCCCGAGGTCAATCCGCACGCCGCGCGCGTGCGGCCGCGCGGCATCGTCGCCAACCCCAACTGCACGACCCTCTCGATGATCGTCGCCGTCGGAGCGCTGCACGCCGAGTTCGGGCTGCGCGAGCTGGTCGTCTCCAGCTACCAGGCCGTCAGCGGGGCCGGCCGAGCCGGCATCGACACCCTGCGCCAGCAGATGTCGCTCGTGGCCGGTACGGAGCTCGGGACCCACCCCGGCGACGTACGCCGTGCGGTCGGCGACAACACCGGCCCCTTCCTCGAGCCCGTGGCGCTCAACGTCGTGCCGTGGGCCGGGTCCCTGCGCGAGGACGGCTGGTCCTCGGAGGAGATGAAGGTGCGGGACGAGTCCCGCAAGATCCTCGGCCTGCCGGACCTCAAGGTCGCGGTGACGTGTGTACGCGTCCCCGTCGTCACCACGCACTCCCTGACCGTCCACGCCCGCTTCCAGAGCGAGGTCACGGTCGACAAGGCACGCGAGATCCTCGCGACCGCGCCCGGTGTCGTGCTCTTCGACAACCCGGCCGCCGGTGAGTTCCCGACGCCCGCCGATGTGGTGGGCACCGACCCGACCTGGGTGGGCCGTGTCCGGCGCTCCCTCGACGACCCGGCCGGGCTCGAATTCTTCGTGTGCGGGGACAATCTGCGCAAGGGTGCGGCCCTGAACACCGCGCAGATCGCCGAGCTGGTGGCCCAGGAGTTCCCGCCCGCCGCGTGA
- a CDS encoding GNAT family N-acetyltransferase yields the protein MRPAHVRDHPALVRHVQNWWGDSRSPARARELSRLLPKVFLQFFAGTSLVVEDGSGIRAFLVGFHSADNETEAYIHFVGVDPELRGRGVARGLYETFFRQAAGAGRREVRAITSPGNKGSVAFHRAMGFTVVAGDRETDGVPVHRDYDGPGEDRVCFVRALSPPQA from the coding sequence ATGCGCCCCGCCCACGTCCGCGACCACCCCGCGCTCGTCCGCCATGTGCAGAACTGGTGGGGCGACTCGCGGAGCCCCGCCCGGGCCCGCGAGCTGTCCCGGCTGCTGCCGAAGGTGTTCCTGCAGTTCTTCGCCGGCACCAGCCTGGTCGTCGAGGACGGGTCGGGCATCAGGGCGTTCCTCGTCGGCTTCCACTCCGCCGACAACGAGACCGAGGCGTACATCCACTTCGTGGGGGTCGACCCGGAGCTGCGCGGGCGGGGCGTGGCCCGGGGCCTCTACGAGACCTTCTTCCGGCAGGCCGCCGGCGCCGGGCGCCGGGAGGTCCGCGCGATCACCTCGCCGGGCAACAAGGGGTCCGTCGCCTTCCACCGGGCCATGGGCTTCACGGTGGTCGCGGGCGACCGCGAGACCGACGGCGTACCCGTGCACCGGGACTACGACGGGCCCGGGGAGGACCGGGTGTGCTTCGTCCGCGCGCTCTCGCCGCCCCAGGCGTGA
- a CDS encoding DUF5063 domain-containing protein, with protein MSDATLNAVKDDPDDFAVQISDQIESFLVAVAEVAKGDEPDSAVPFLLLELSQLLFAGGRLGAHEDIVPDERYEPDLGPEPDVDDLRQKLATILEPIDVYSEVFDPYEPRKAPVACRISDDLADVMADLRHGMAHYRAGRTTEALWWWQFSYFSNWGSTASGALRALQSLVAHVRLNQPLDDLDGLDTDEDLAEEALAEAAGKVMAEEIAGPLGLRTVK; from the coding sequence ATGTCTGACGCCACACTGAACGCCGTCAAGGACGATCCGGACGACTTCGCGGTCCAGATCTCGGACCAGATCGAGTCCTTCCTCGTCGCGGTCGCCGAGGTGGCGAAGGGCGACGAGCCGGACTCGGCCGTCCCCTTCCTGCTCCTCGAGCTCTCCCAGCTGCTCTTCGCGGGCGGCCGGCTCGGCGCGCACGAGGACATCGTCCCCGACGAGCGCTACGAGCCCGATCTCGGCCCCGAGCCGGACGTCGACGACCTGCGCCAGAAGCTCGCCACGATCCTGGAGCCGATCGACGTCTACTCCGAGGTCTTCGACCCGTACGAGCCCCGCAAGGCGCCGGTCGCCTGCCGGATCTCGGACGACCTGGCCGACGTCATGGCCGATCTGCGCCACGGCATGGCCCACTACCGCGCGGGCCGCACCACCGAGGCCCTGTGGTGGTGGCAGTTCTCCTACTTCTCGAACTGGGGCTCCACGGCCTCCGGCGCCCTGCGCGCGCTGCAGTCCCTGGTCGCGCACGTCCGCCTGAACCAGCCGCTGGACGACCTGGACGGCCTCGACACCGACGAGGACCTCGCCGAGGAAGCCCTCGCCGAGGCGGCGGGCAAGGTCATGGCGGAGGAGATCGCGGGACCGCTGGGGCTCCGTACGGTGAAATGA
- a CDS encoding SigE family RNA polymerase sigma factor, translated as MAEVLDFTAVQARGAALRPPRRPRMSGSSGGMPVIAPMPAARPARIPTQREGAEETMAAGTTVDHLTETYRAHYRSLLGLAALLLDDTASCEDVVQEAFIRVHSARKRVRDPEKTLAYLRQTVVNLSRSALRRRILGLKLLTKPMPDMASAEEGAYDLLERDALKKALRGLQRRQREVLVMRYFADMTEAQVAEALGISLGSVKAYGSRGIAALRVAMEAPA; from the coding sequence GTGGCAGAGGTACTCGATTTCACAGCGGTTCAGGCGAGGGGCGCGGCCCTTCGCCCGCCCCGGCGTCCCCGGATGTCCGGTTCGTCCGGCGGCATGCCGGTGATCGCCCCCATGCCAGCAGCGCGGCCTGCCCGCATACCCACTCAGCGCGAAGGCGCTGAGGAGACGATGGCAGCAGGCACCACGGTCGACCATCTCACCGAGACCTACCGCGCCCACTACCGGTCGCTTCTCGGTCTCGCGGCCCTGCTCCTGGACGACACGGCCTCGTGCGAGGACGTCGTGCAGGAGGCGTTCATCAGGGTCCACTCCGCGCGCAAGAGAGTGCGTGACCCCGAGAAGACGCTCGCGTATCTGCGGCAGACGGTCGTGAACCTCTCGCGCTCCGCCCTGCGCCGCCGCATCCTCGGCCTGAAGCTTCTGACGAAGCCGATGCCCGACATGGCGAGCGCGGAGGAGGGCGCGTACGACCTCCTTGAGCGCGACGCGCTGAAGAAGGCGCTGCGCGGGCTGCAGCGCCGTCAGCGCGAGGTCCTCGTCATGCGCTACTTCGCGGACATGACCGAGGCGCAGGTGGCGGAGGCCCTGGGCATCTCCCTCGGATCAGTGAAGGCGTACGGATCCCGGGGCATAGCGGCGCTGCGCGTCGCCATGGAGGCCCCCGCATGA
- a CDS encoding SLATT domain-containing protein: MSQPEMQPEGPPQEERGARGESSDGTGDAVRPGDLTGRAFPVGDWGEPAERLDELYRWVERGALDTAYWYLADRVWKRRGARALRGGAIVGAVSGAALPLLDLTGALGGVAPWGYLALLLAVACVACDRYFGLTSGWIRDVATAQAVQRRLQALQFDWASESVREVLGPTEGTASEAAERCLSVLRRFTDDVTDLVRAETADWMVEFRSGPAPLVMQSSVTPGTRPVEPPPGRFPLPPGARPNMPRQRPPEPR; encoded by the coding sequence GTGAGCCAGCCGGAGATGCAGCCCGAGGGACCGCCGCAGGAGGAGCGGGGCGCGCGCGGCGAGAGCAGTGACGGCACGGGTGACGCGGTGCGGCCGGGCGACCTGACCGGGCGGGCGTTTCCCGTCGGTGACTGGGGCGAGCCCGCCGAGCGGCTCGACGAGCTCTACCGGTGGGTGGAGCGCGGGGCGCTCGACACGGCGTACTGGTACCTCGCCGACCGGGTGTGGAAGCGGCGCGGGGCGCGGGCGCTGCGCGGCGGCGCGATCGTCGGTGCGGTGTCGGGGGCGGCGCTGCCGCTGCTCGATCTGACCGGGGCTCTGGGCGGGGTCGCGCCCTGGGGGTACCTGGCGCTGCTGCTCGCGGTGGCGTGCGTGGCCTGCGACCGGTACTTCGGGCTCACGTCGGGCTGGATAAGGGACGTGGCCACGGCCCAGGCGGTGCAGCGGCGGCTCCAGGCGCTCCAGTTCGACTGGGCGTCGGAGAGCGTGCGGGAGGTGCTCGGCCCGACGGAGGGCACGGCCAGCGAGGCCGCCGAGCGGTGCCTGTCGGTGCTGCGGCGCTTCACGGATGACGTGACGGACCTGGTGCGGGCGGAGACGGCGGACTGGATGGTGGAGTTTCGCTCGGGTCCGGCGCCGCTGGTGATGCAGTCCTCCGTCACCCCGGGCACCCGCCCCGTGGAACCCCCGCCGGGCCGCTTCCCGCTCCCCCCGGGCGCCCGCCCGAACATGCCCCGCCAGCGCCCGCCCGAGCCGCGCTGA
- a CDS encoding SURF1 family protein — translation MYRFLLTPRWWGINLFVVLAIPFCVFMGSWQLGRFEDRVQGHKDASAQSTANEKAAPRPLDSLLPVDQKTSGKRATATGHYGKQFLVPDRELDGRTGFYVVTLLRTEGGAGRALPVVRGWVPGAASAAKTPAAPRGEVTVTGALQASESPGSGGAPAAGGLPAGQLGAISAASLVNLVPYDVYDAWVTLDRADSGMTAVPATAPQGSGLDLKAFQNLGYTGEWFVFAGFVVFMWFRLLRREAEFARDAALGLTESDDASDAADSPEPASPEAARG, via the coding sequence GTGTACCGGTTCCTGCTGACCCCCCGGTGGTGGGGGATCAACCTGTTCGTCGTGCTCGCCATCCCCTTCTGCGTCTTCATGGGCTCCTGGCAGCTCGGCCGCTTCGAGGACCGGGTGCAGGGCCACAAGGACGCCTCGGCGCAGTCGACGGCGAACGAGAAGGCCGCGCCCCGGCCGCTCGACTCCCTGCTGCCCGTGGACCAGAAGACGTCCGGCAAGCGGGCCACCGCGACCGGGCACTACGGCAAGCAGTTCCTGGTCCCCGACCGTGAACTCGACGGCAGGACCGGCTTCTACGTGGTGACGCTGCTGCGCACGGAGGGGGGCGCCGGTCGGGCGCTGCCCGTCGTACGCGGCTGGGTGCCCGGCGCGGCGAGCGCCGCGAAGACTCCCGCCGCGCCCCGGGGCGAGGTCACCGTCACCGGCGCGCTCCAGGCCTCCGAGAGCCCCGGCTCGGGCGGGGCGCCCGCCGCGGGGGGCCTGCCGGCCGGGCAGCTCGGCGCGATCAGCGCGGCATCCCTGGTGAACCTCGTCCCGTACGACGTCTACGACGCGTGGGTCACGCTCGACAGGGCGGACTCGGGGATGACGGCGGTACCGGCGACGGCGCCGCAGGGCAGTGGCCTCGACCTGAAGGCGTTCCAGAACCTGGGCTACACCGGCGAGTGGTTCGTCTTCGCGGGCTTCGTGGTCTTCATGTGGTTCCGCCTGCTGCGCCGCGAGGCGGAGTTCGCGCGGGACGCCGCCCTGGGGCTCACGGAATCGGATGACGCTTCGGACGCGGCAGACTCCCCGGAGCCCGCGAGCCCCGAAGCGGCCCGAGGCTAG
- a CDS encoding S9 family peptidase produces MTESNGAPRGAGGGSMPDWEKRFRAPRVSLPDWAEDAPDRSLFVSNATGTYELYAWDRATGEQRRATDRPNGTTDGVLSPDGEWIWWFSDKDGDEFGVWLRQPFGGGDDVPAVDGLEASYPAGLAIGRDGSTAVVGRSTDEDGTTIHVVRDGGAPQEIYRHRESAGVGDLSHDGTLIAIEHTEHGDAMHSALRVVRPDGTTVAELDDTKGGMQELGLEVLGFAPVDGDNRLLVGHQRRGRWEPMVWDVASGEETDLALDLPGDVSAEWYPDGSALLVAHSFEARSDLWRYEVGSGALTRVETPPGTVSGATARPDGSVEYLWSSAAEPSVVRSTSGGVVLDPPGLKAPASVPVEDVWVEGPGGRIHALVQKPAGTTGPLPTVFEVHGGPTWHDSDSFAAGPAAWVDHGYAVVRVNYRGSTGYGREWTDALKHRVGLIELEDVSAVREWAVSSGLADPDRLVLAGGSWGGYLTLLGVGTQPDVWAVGLAAVPVADYVTAYHDEMEALKALDRTLFGGTPEEVPDRFTASSPLTYVDEVKAPVYISAGVNDPRCPIRQIDNYVDRLAARGATHEVYRYDAGHGSLVVEERIKQVRLELDFAARHLT; encoded by the coding sequence ATGACTGAGAGCAACGGGGCCCCTCGGGGGGCGGGCGGCGGATCCATGCCGGACTGGGAGAAGCGCTTCCGTGCGCCGCGGGTGTCCCTGCCCGACTGGGCGGAGGACGCGCCGGACCGCTCCCTGTTCGTGTCGAACGCGACGGGGACGTACGAGCTGTACGCGTGGGACCGGGCGACGGGCGAGCAGCGCAGAGCGACGGACCGGCCGAACGGGACGACGGACGGCGTCCTGTCCCCCGACGGCGAGTGGATCTGGTGGTTCAGCGACAAGGACGGCGACGAGTTCGGGGTGTGGCTGCGCCAGCCCTTCGGCGGGGGCGACGACGTCCCCGCGGTGGACGGGCTCGAAGCCTCGTACCCGGCGGGCCTGGCCATCGGGAGGGACGGTTCGACGGCGGTCGTGGGCCGCTCCACGGACGAGGACGGCACGACGATCCATGTCGTCCGCGACGGCGGCGCGCCCCAGGAGATCTACCGGCACCGCGAATCGGCCGGCGTCGGTGACCTCTCGCACGACGGCACCCTCATCGCCATCGAGCACACGGAGCACGGAGACGCCATGCACTCGGCGCTGCGTGTGGTGCGGCCCGACGGGACGACGGTCGCCGAGCTCGACGACACCAAGGGCGGCATGCAGGAGCTGGGCCTGGAAGTCCTGGGCTTCGCTCCGGTCGACGGGGACAACCGGCTCCTCGTCGGGCATCAGCGGCGCGGACGCTGGGAGCCGATGGTGTGGGACGTGGCGTCGGGCGAGGAGACCGATCTCGCCCTCGACCTGCCCGGTGACGTCTCCGCCGAGTGGTATCCGGACGGCTCCGCCCTCCTGGTCGCGCACAGCTTCGAGGCCCGCAGCGACCTGTGGCGGTACGAGGTCGGCTCGGGCGCGCTGACCCGCGTCGAGACGCCGCCGGGCACGGTGTCGGGGGCGACGGCGCGGCCCGACGGCAGCGTGGAGTACCTGTGGTCCTCGGCGGCGGAGCCATCGGTCGTCCGGTCCACGTCGGGTGGCGTGGTCCTCGATCCGCCCGGGCTCAAGGCGCCCGCGTCGGTGCCGGTGGAGGACGTGTGGGTCGAGGGGCCCGGCGGCCGCATCCACGCCCTCGTACAGAAGCCGGCGGGGACGACGGGGCCGCTGCCCACCGTGTTCGAGGTGCACGGGGGGCCGACGTGGCACGACAGCGACTCGTTCGCGGCCGGACCCGCGGCCTGGGTGGACCACGGGTACGCGGTGGTCCGGGTCAACTACCGGGGCTCGACCGGATACGGGCGCGAGTGGACGGACGCGCTCAAGCACCGCGTCGGCCTCATCGAGCTGGAGGACGTCTCGGCGGTCCGCGAGTGGGCCGTGTCGTCCGGGCTCGCCGACCCGGACCGGCTCGTCCTCGCGGGCGGCTCGTGGGGCGGATACCTCACGCTCCTCGGCGTCGGCACCCAGCCGGACGTCTGGGCGGTGGGCCTCGCGGCCGTGCCCGTCGCGGACTACGTCACGGCGTACCACGACGAGATGGAGGCCCTCAAGGCGCTGGACCGCACGCTGTTCGGCGGCACCCCTGAAGAGGTCCCCGACCGCTTCACCGCCTCGTCCCCGCTGACGTACGTGGACGAGGTGAAGGCCCCGGTCTACATCTCGGCAGGGGTCAACGACCCGCGGTGCCCGATCCGCCAGATCGACAACTATGTGGACCGGCTCGCGGCACGCGGCGCGACGCACGAGGTGTACCGGTACGACGCGGGGCACGGTTCGCTCGTCGTGGAGGAGCGGATCAAGCAGGTGCGGCTGGAGCTGGACTTCGCGGCGCGCCATCTGACCTGA
- a CDS encoding YbaB/EbfC family nucleoid-associated protein: protein MIPGGGQPNMQQLLQQAQKMQQDLAKAQEELALTEVEGQAGGGLVKATVTGSGELRGLVIDPKAVDPEDTETLADLVVAAVQAANENAQTLQQQKLGPLAQGLGGGGIPGLPF, encoded by the coding sequence GTGATTCCCGGTGGTGGCCAGCCCAATATGCAGCAGTTGCTCCAGCAGGCCCAGAAGATGCAGCAGGACCTCGCCAAGGCCCAGGAAGAGCTGGCGCTGACCGAGGTCGAGGGCCAGGCCGGCGGCGGTCTGGTCAAGGCGACGGTGACCGGTTCCGGCGAGCTGCGCGGCCTCGTCATCGACCCGAAGGCCGTCGACCCGGAAGACACCGAAACCCTCGCCGACCTGGTTGTCGCGGCGGTCCAGGCGGCGAACGAGAACGCGCAGACGCTCCAGCAGCAGAAGCTCGGCCCGCTGGCCCAGGGCCTGGGCGGCGGAGGCATCCCGGGGCTTCCCTTCTAA
- the recR gene encoding recombination mediator RecR gives MYEGVVQDLIDELGRLPGVGPKSAQRIAFHILQAEPTDVRRLAQALMEVKAKVRFCATCGNVAQEELCNICRDPRRDLTVICVVEEPKDVVAVERTREFRGKYHVLGGAISPIEGVGPDDLRIRELLARLADGTVTELILATDPNLEGEATATYLARMIKPMGLKVTRLASGLPVGGDLEYADEVTLGRAFEGRRLLDV, from the coding sequence GTGTACGAAGGCGTGGTCCAGGACCTCATCGACGAGCTCGGCAGGCTGCCGGGCGTCGGTCCCAAGAGCGCGCAGCGGATCGCCTTCCACATCCTGCAGGCGGAGCCGACGGACGTACGGCGTCTCGCGCAGGCCCTGATGGAGGTCAAGGCGAAGGTCCGCTTCTGCGCGACCTGCGGCAATGTGGCGCAGGAGGAGCTGTGCAACATCTGCCGCGACCCGCGCCGCGACCTCACGGTCATCTGCGTCGTCGAGGAGCCCAAGGACGTCGTCGCCGTCGAGCGGACCCGCGAGTTCCGGGGCAAGTACCACGTGCTCGGCGGGGCGATCAGCCCCATCGAGGGCGTCGGCCCGGACGACCTGCGGATAAGGGAACTCCTCGCCCGTCTCGCCGACGGCACGGTCACCGAGCTGATCCTGGCCACGGACCCGAACCTGGAGGGCGAGGCCACGGCGACGTACCTCGCCCGCATGATCAAGCCGATGGGCCTCAAGGTCACCCGCCTGGCCAGCGGGCTCCCGGTGGGGGGCGACCTGGAATACGCGGACGAGGTCACGCTCGGCCGCGCCTTCGAGGGGAGACGACTCCTAGATGTCTGA
- a CDS encoding aspartate kinase: MGLVVQKYGGSSVADAEGIKRVAKRIVDAKKNGNQVVVVVSAMGDTTDELIDLAGQVSPIPAGREFDMLLTAGERISMALLAMAIKNLGHEAQSFTGSQAGVITDSVHNKARIIDVTPGRIRTALDEGNIAIVAGFQGVSQDKKDITTLGRGGSDTTAVALAAALDAEVCEIYTDVDGVFTADPRVVKKARKIDWISFEDMLELASSGSKVLLHRCVEYARRYNIPIHVRSSFSGLQGTWVSNEPHFDQGDQKVEQAIISGVAHDTSEAKITVVGVPDKPGEAANIFRAIADSQVNIDMIVQNVSAASTGLTDISFTLPKTEGRKAIDALEKTKSAVGFESLRYDDQIAKISLVGAGMKTNPGVTAGFFEALSDAGVNIELISTSEIRISVVTRADDVTEAVRAVHTAFGLDSDSDEAVVYGGTGR; encoded by the coding sequence GTGGGCCTTGTCGTGCAGAAGTACGGAGGCTCCTCCGTAGCCGATGCCGAAGGCATCAAGCGGGTCGCCAAGCGAATCGTCGACGCCAAGAAGAACGGCAACCAGGTGGTTGTCGTGGTGTCCGCGATGGGCGACACGACGGATGAGTTGATCGATCTCGCCGGGCAGGTATCCCCGATCCCTGCCGGGCGCGAATTCGACATGCTGCTGACCGCCGGAGAGCGGATCTCCATGGCCCTGCTGGCCATGGCGATCAAAAACCTGGGCCACGAGGCCCAGTCGTTCACGGGCAGTCAGGCCGGCGTCATCACCGACTCGGTCCACAACAAAGCCCGGATCATCGATGTGACGCCGGGACGGATCAGGACGGCGCTCGACGAGGGCAACATCGCCATCGTCGCCGGGTTCCAGGGCGTCAGCCAGGACAAGAAGGACATCACCACGCTCGGCCGTGGCGGGTCCGACACGACCGCAGTCGCCCTCGCCGCGGCCCTCGACGCCGAGGTGTGCGAGATCTACACGGACGTCGACGGCGTGTTCACCGCCGACCCGCGCGTCGTGAAGAAGGCGCGGAAGATCGACTGGATCTCCTTCGAGGACATGCTGGAGCTCGCCAGCTCCGGGTCCAAGGTGCTCCTCCACCGCTGTGTGGAGTACGCGCGCCGCTACAACATCCCGATCCACGTCCGCTCGTCCTTCTCGGGACTGCAGGGCACCTGGGTCAGCAACGAACCGCACTTTGATCAAGGGGACCAGAAGGTGGAGCAGGCCATCATCTCCGGTGTCGCTCACGACACCTCCGAGGCGAAGATCACCGTCGTCGGTGTCCCGGACAAGCCCGGGGAGGCCGCGAACATCTTCCGGGCCATCGCGGACTCCCAGGTCAACATCGACATGATCGTGCAGAACGTGTCCGCGGCCTCGACCGGCCTGACGGACATCTCGTTCACTCTCCCGAAGACCGAGGGCCGCAAGGCCATCGACGCCCTGGAGAAGACGAAGAGCGCGGTCGGCTTCGAGTCCCTGCGCTACGACGACCAGATCGCCAAGATCTCCCTCGTGGGCGCCGGTATGAAGACGAACCCGGGTGTCACGGCCGGGTTCTTCGAGGCGCTCAGCGACGCGGGCGTCAACATCGAGCTCATCTCGACCTCCGAGATCCGCATCTCGGTCGTCACGCGCGCCGACGATGTGACCGAGGCCGTGCGCGCCGTGCACACCGCCTTCGGCCTCGACTCGGACTCCGACGAGGCCGTGGTCTACGGAGGCACCGGCCGCTGA
- a CDS encoding helix-turn-helix domain-containing protein encodes MTHDSTPEAGGPGSIPDGEPGLVPDAEPAEPADEPIGRRVLRLRTERGLTQRQVAEPVYTPAYISTLEAGRVRPSDAALRHVAERLGVTYEELTTGQPAHLATRLRLRLTEAQRGLTTGAAEEAAVLYEKLRAEAERHGLTAEQAAAELGLGECALETGELPAAHRHFEAAEALLVAVGAPLPQRAPVVRARALAHYLSGELRYACYLLESALDELNTSGLHDPDALLLLYTATIAPYMDMGAHARAAQAAELALSLAPQAGDPVLVAKMHRSVARTLLAEGRAAEADASLSKAAELYQRLQIRTELAHCHWMRGYVHAQDGRLADAERELRTARDMLSAKRAVLYTTQVEVELADVLRRRGSSDEAAALLRALLGDLNPERGAVHAAGAHRLLGIIAEESGAAGDPEDTAAAEAAEEHYVTALSLLERAGAAGDLADLCRLLGDLYRRTGRIDAALDTYRTGLGHRAAPGTTTLGPAPAEPPV; translated from the coding sequence ATGACGCACGACAGCACCCCGGAGGCGGGCGGCCCCGGCTCCATACCGGACGGGGAACCCGGCCTCGTACCGGACGCCGAGCCCGCCGAACCTGCCGACGAACCCATCGGCCGCCGCGTCCTGCGTCTGCGTACGGAACGCGGGTTGACCCAGCGCCAGGTCGCCGAGCCCGTCTACACGCCCGCCTACATCTCCACCCTGGAAGCGGGCCGCGTCCGCCCCTCCGACGCCGCCCTGCGGCATGTCGCCGAGCGCCTCGGAGTGACCTACGAGGAGCTCACGACGGGGCAGCCCGCCCACCTCGCCACCCGGCTGCGCCTGCGCCTCACCGAGGCCCAGCGCGGGCTCACCACGGGCGCCGCCGAGGAGGCCGCCGTCCTCTACGAGAAGCTGCGTGCCGAGGCCGAGCGGCACGGCCTCACCGCCGAACAGGCCGCCGCCGAACTCGGCCTCGGCGAGTGCGCCCTGGAGACCGGCGAACTCCCCGCCGCCCACCGGCACTTCGAGGCCGCCGAAGCGCTGCTCGTCGCAGTAGGCGCACCGCTGCCCCAGCGCGCCCCCGTCGTGCGCGCGCGTGCCCTCGCGCACTACCTCTCCGGAGAGCTGCGGTACGCGTGCTACCTCCTGGAGTCCGCGCTCGACGAGCTGAACACCAGCGGCCTGCACGACCCGGACGCCCTGCTGCTGCTCTACACCGCGACCATCGCCCCGTACATGGACATGGGCGCCCACGCGCGCGCCGCGCAGGCCGCCGAGCTGGCGCTCTCGCTGGCCCCGCAGGCCGGGGACCCCGTACTCGTCGCCAAGATGCACCGCTCGGTGGCCCGTACGCTCCTCGCCGAGGGCCGCGCCGCGGAGGCCGACGCCTCCCTGAGCAAGGCCGCCGAGCTGTACCAGCGGCTCCAGATCCGCACCGAACTCGCGCACTGCCACTGGATGCGTGGCTATGTGCACGCCCAGGACGGCCGACTCGCCGACGCGGAAAGGGAGTTGAGAACCGCGCGCGACATGCTGTCGGCCAAGCGGGCGGTGCTCTACACGACGCAGGTCGAGGTGGAGCTGGCCGACGTACTGCGCCGCAGGGGCAGCAGCGACGAGGCGGCCGCGCTGCTGCGGGCCCTGCTCGGCGACCTGAATCCGGAGCGCGGCGCCGTCCACGCGGCGGGCGCGCACCGGCTGCTCGGCATCATCGCGGAGGAGTCGGGGGCCGCGGGCGACCCGGAGGACACGGCGGCGGCCGAGGCCGCGGAGGAGCACTACGTCACCGCACTGAGCCTGCTCGAACGCGCCGGCGCGGCGGGCGACCTGGCCGACCTGTGCCGCCTGCTCGGCGACCTCTACCGCCGCACGGGCCGTATCGACGCCGCCCTCGACACGTACCGCACGGGCCTCGGACACCGCGCCGCGCCCGGCACCACCACCCTCGGCCCGGCACCCGCCGAGCCGCCCGTGTGA